A single Mercenaria mercenaria strain notata chromosome 9, MADL_Memer_1, whole genome shotgun sequence DNA region contains:
- the LOC128559275 gene encoding uncharacterized protein LOC128559275 — MLIQSLWKRKFEWDEPLPDDIITEWCKIREDTAKATETKFSRRYFQGTTPREVTLHVFCDASTKAYGSCAYLVSGCHSTLVMAKNKVTPIKQLTVPKLELCAALIGAKLSQHITSTIHCDKVYLWSDSQIVLKWISTTKPQPQFIARRVTEIHELTDGFMWHYCPTDSNPADLLSRGLTYEKFHDNILWMHGPSWLNDETTFPGYELMLSTHTNSEHEDTNYSACMTTSREITPDPGILDVIDINRFDTYRKLIRVTAYVLRFVNNCRNIEKVYGPLESHEINAAAKHLIKYVQSRHFPDVIEYIYQNRNIQLKRPNLVRQLDLFLDDDKLIRCGGRLSNAPLLHSTRFPYLLPSKDNLTKLIILDAHVTHMHSGTESTVTYLRQIFWIPSIRQRVQKIVRSCVTCRKVTGRAYRVPDPPPLPSNRLKVAPPFTVTGIDFTGALTVKASRGELQKAYICLFTCANTRAVHLEIVPNMTVESLF; from the coding sequence ATGTTGATACAGTCGCTGTGGAAACGTAAATTTGAGTGGGACGAACCGTTGCCAGATGACATCATTACAGAGTGGTGTAAGATCAGAGAAGATACCGCGAAAGCTACCGAAACCAAGTTTAGCAGACGATACTTCCAAGGCACAACaccaagggaagtaactcttcaCGTCTTCTGCGATGCCAGCACAAAAGCTTATGGCTCATGCGCATACCTTGTGTCCGGTTGTCACAGTACTCTCGTGATGGCGAAGAACAAAGTAACTCCCATTAAACAACTTACCGTGCCGAAACTTGAACTGTGTGCAGCACTTATAGGCGCTAAACTTAGTCAACACATAACATCCACCATACATTGTGATAAAGTATACTTATGGAGCGACAGCCAGATCGTGCTGAAGTGGATTTCTACAACCAAACCACAGCCACAATTCATAGCCAGACGTGTAACAGAAATACATGAGTTGACAGACGGCTTCATGTGGCACTATTGCCCAACCGATTCAAACCCAGCAGACCTTCTGTCGAGAGGACTTACCTATGAGAAATTTCACGACAACATATTATGGATGCATGGTCCTAGCTGGCTGAACGACGAGACAACATTTCCCGGATATGAATTAATGCTGAGTACGCACACCAACAGTGAACACGAAGATACCAACTATTCCGCCTGTATGACTACATCGCGAGAAATTACACCCGATCCCGGCATTTTAGATGTTATAGACATCAATAGATTCGACACATACCGTAAGCTGATACGTGTTACAGCATATGTTCTAAGATTTGTGAACAACTGCAGAAATATTGAGAAGGTCTACGGACCTCTAGAGTCGCACGAGATCAACGCAGCAGCCAAGCATCTGATAAAGTACGTACAGTCCCGTCATTTTCCGGACGTGATAGAGTACATCTACCAGAATAGAAACATCCAGTTGAAAAGACCCAACCTAGTGAGACAGCTTGATTTGTTTCTTGATGACGACAAATTAATACGTTGTGGCGGCAGATTATCTAACGCACCGTTATTACACAGCACGAGATTTCCCTACCTACTTCCTTCCAAAGACAACCTTACAAAGCTTATTATTTTGGACGCACACGTTACACATATGCATTCCGGTACTGAGAGCACAGTCACCTATCTTCGCCAAATATTTTGGATTCCTAGCATTCGCCAGCGTGTTCAGAAAATAGTCCGCTCGTGTGTTACGTGTCGTAAGGTCACAGGAAGAGCATATCGGGTACCTGACCCCCCACCGTTACCTAGCAACAGATTGAAGGTTGCGCCACCATTCACAGTAACCGGCATAGACTTTACCGGAGCTTTAACAGTAAAGGCATCGAGAGGAGAACTACAGAAAGCATACATTTGCCTTTTCACATGTGCCAATACGCGAGCTGTCCATCTAGAAATAGTACCGAACATGACTGTGGAATCATTATTTTAG
- the LOC128559276 gene encoding uncharacterized protein LOC128559276: MLNQARIPKFIIFPHHPVKKDSATTPIRIVYDCSCKSTRDSPTLNECLMNTPPILNDLTAILLRFRYHEFAVSTDIEKAFLNIGLHPDDRDVTRFFWLSDPNNPDSPLQIYRFKSVLFGATCSPFILNATITKHLALHRCDDTERIQQGLYVDNILTSVPDESTLLDFYTNSRQLFQKASFNLRSWSSNNPALREKIKSDGVSDKDRNTKVLGMRWDSSTDELSFPQRLKGSVEYLCSDETCDPSRIFPPFMIHLDYLARSP; the protein is encoded by the coding sequence ATGTTAAATCAAGCGAGAATACCAAAGTTCATTATATTCCCCCACCATCCCGTAAAGAAAGACTCGGCGACCACACCCATACGTATTGTATACGACTGCAGCTGCAAGTCAACACGAGATTCCCCCACCTTAAATGAGTGCTTGATGAATACCCCACCCATCCTTAACGACCTAACAGCTATATTACTACGCTTCCGATACCACGAATTTGCAGTATCCACAGATATCGAGAAGGCGTTTTTGAACATCGGTCTACATCCAGACGACCGTGACGTCACTAGGTTCTTTTGGTTATCAGATCCGAACAACCCAGACAGTCCACTACAGATATATCGCTTCAAGTCAGTGCTCTTTGGAGCTACGTGCTCGCCGTTTATATTAAACGCTACAATAACAAAACACCTTGCCTTACACAGATGCGACGATACAGAACGTATTCAACAAGGATTATACGTCGATAACATACTTACCAGCGTACCAGACGAGTCTACACTGCTAGATTTCTACACTAACAGCAGACAACTGTTCCAGAAAGCATCCTTTAATTTGAGATCATGGAGCTCAAACAACCCAGCTCTGCGTGAGAAAATCAAATCCGATGGTGTGAGCGATAAGGACAGAAATACAAAGGTACTGGGCATGCGCTGGGATTCTTCAACAGACGAACTATCATTTCCACAAAGACTAAAGGGCAGCGTCGAATATCTGTGTTCTGACGAAACGTGTGATCCTTCAAGAATTTTCCCTCCATTTATGATCCACTTGGATTACTTAGCCCGATCACCGTGA